ctatttaattggctcttctctaattgtacacttgcataaatctcagatcttgcaaattacagtataaccataaaagtcatgctttgactcctatagggccttttgcattttaatatgactaataattttccttaatatcacagattgtattactacctttctaagtgaatgacattcaagaaggtcattaaataaaaccaagaaatccttctggtattggagtgtaggaaagttgagactataaaaccaaaaggttatatttacgtttattagagaaggttctttactttttataggaaaacacaaaatgttgcgatgtagtctaggtggtgggcctccttgatccacttggtggatgagggcgactccggtcctggcacccatagtgccagtgatccaaaaatcatagggcctggatatagctctagcagacgtatgcggcttgcgcatcgagcttgatcgtctcgagcatggagataggcgagttgtagaccaagagctggtacagagataggcgagttgtagacaagagctggtgggctgcaagaaacgcatgcacaccaaagaacaaatctgagtcacatgcctacttctattggtttctacaaagagcggctagcttagatcttagaccagtcggtcactgtcgaggtcgccaaggtgatcttacagcaccgccgtggggatttctcatgattttatgtaggcaggccgcaagcggtggtggtgattggctgggtggtgtcgctgccttgggaagagacgaagtgatggtaaaagtaagcatgatccgatgattcttccgtggggatagccaaagtcaagatgtcgactacagacttgtcgcagacttgcagtgaacctggatgcggcaagcctgatttgtggatcgatggcgggtcttgactttgttaggccgggattggatggttgcggagggtggtgtgcttgattgggttcccatggaagaatgtggcctcctcgtggatctggtcatgcccatcctagagaacattgtgtccctagctccctcgaggagcaaggacagtgcaagcggcagcagggggtaggggtagatgtggggagggatgtcggcggctgctcgaggtcatcatgatgaaacccttgacgtcccatctttatcaatggaagtggaagagcacgaagtcgagattggataggagtttgagttctttttggcaccgatcggttccccactttagagatgtatttttttgcgtgcgagcaaacagtgggttgattctaaaagggataggcacttttcaacagaagtgcatgacggaccaaaaatatgacctcattttatttgtttgatagatatcgtattattggttgttgttcgttcggtgaaatttcctaatatttgattgttgtgtttctaattagagcaccccataatcacccaatatgaggggatgataaatgaaagatactgattataaattttaaagagcccatggcaacgcacgggcgttatactaGTTAGAAGTAGAGATAGGTATCCATCCACACTCTATTCCGTGAAGCACCTCCTAAAGACTAAGCCAACAAATTTTGAAATTGACAAAGTCACCACATCAAGAGGCTAAATTTAGTTACACATCAATCTGGGTGGGGATTAAAACCAGAAGCGTGAGATCTGAAATCGAACACGTGTACACGTACGACCCATTTGTTACTTCCGGTCGCGCAGGTACGTAAGTGGATTGGATTCGATCGGTCGGCCGTGGCGGGATCGATCGATGGTTAATTGCGCATGGTGATGGCGGTGGAGGAGGTGAGCATGTGCGTCACGGTGGTGACCCACCTCTTGTACACGGCGTAGTCGTCGGCGCGGAGCTCCACCTTGCCCCTGCTCGTCCTCACCTCCACCGGGTACGTCGCGTCCCCCTCCCGGCTCGCCTTCTCCGGCGCGCACGGCCGGACGTCCTCCACCACGCCTGCCAACGTACCAAACGTGTTGAAAGAACTAAGAAAAGGGAAAGGGTGTTCGATCTCATGCAACTCATGGTATTTGCTTACATTCTTTGGTGTTGGAGAAGGCCTGCATGACCAAGTTCATCTTCTTGATCCGGAGGACGACCTTGCCGTTCCTGTCCGTGGCCGCGGACACCGTGTGCAGCTTCCACTTGCCTGCACGGACGGCAACATGCATGAGATGAGAAGAGTTTGATCATGGCACGACACGCACGATGCGACGGCGGCCGGCTTACCGTCAGGCATCGCGACGAACAGCTCGTCGCCCTTGGCCAGCGCCGCCTTGGACCTCGCGTAGTTGAAGTCGAAGTCCAGGTCGTCCTGCCACGGCGCCGTGCCACCCTGGTCCGCCCTCTCGCTCTGCCCatggccgccgctgccgccgcgcctccctcgcagcgccgccgcgccccgcagTGCTGTCAATTCAACGCGCAAACAAATGATCTCGTGATCTGAATTCTTTGGAACCATGTCACATCTCAAAACGTCTCCGGCCGGTCGAGAGGGCttacaggtggcggcggcggcggtgagcgtgATCACGTTGCTGGCGTCGGTGGCGGCCACGGCGGCGTTGACTGCCGCGGCGACCTGGTCCCGCGTGGCGCCCGCGGCCTCGGCCACCTTGGCGCACTGCGCCGCCACGagcgcggcggccgaggccaccGCCGTCTCCCTCATCGACGCCGACGCCGAGCCGCGCGCCGCGGGCGCGGAGTTCtccgcggcgatggcggcgagcaCGGCCGCGACGCCCGCGACGGACACCGCGGCGTGGACCTCGGCCCTGTGCAGCCGCGCCTCCtccttgcgcttctgcttccgctCCTTGACCCACTTCTTGAGCGAGATGCCGCTCCACGGCGCCGACATCTTGCGCGGGAGCTGCGTCCACACGTACCAGGTTCAAATATTTAAGATCCAGCAAAATCATGGAAACATATCGCGTGCCATTTAAATATCCTCGATCCGCGCGTTAATTGGAAATCAATCAACAAACCATTTGCCATCTGGCTTCTTCTACTGCACGATTCGTTCCATTTGCATCACGATCACGTTTCGTTTTTGCAAAGAGCAAATCGTGCTAATTAAACCTGCCGGCTCCTAAATCCTTTCACTCACCCATTTCTTCTTGTTGTCGTAGTCCAGCTCCGGGTGAATGGCCTTCTGCAGCCATATCCATGACTGAAAAAACACCGCCAAAAAGCACACAGTTAACACCATCAGGCTATACCAAAGCTTGCACATACACCATGAACATCACATGGCCGCATCAACTTTGTACCTTCAGATCGTCGTATTTCCATTGCGGTTGCGTCGTGCCACCGAAGCCGCTGTCGTCAACAACCAAGCTACGATCATTCCTCTGCAAAACAACCCGGGGCATCCATATCCTGAGTGTGATCTCCTGACAAAATGCTACTTATTTGCTACAGTACAATGAAGTTACCTACACTTACCTGCAGCTGCGACAGGTCTCTCCTATCATCGTCAAGCCCAATGACAGGGTGCTCCACCAGCGCTAGCGAGCGATCCTCCTCCTTCGGACCCGTCTGAAGAACTTGGATCGCCGAGCTGCACCACGCGCTCGACAGCAGGTCCATCGGCTCCTCCGATGGCGGTGGCTCTTCGCGCACGATCGCCATCAGGCCTCTGTGATCCGGCTCCATGCCAACAGCTAGTTCCACCAGAGGTTAGCAACTGATCAGAGACTTATACAGGACAGAGATATGGTTTGATCTCTGGTGGTTGTGCAGAGGCAGCTTCCCACCTGCAGCCGAATAGAATGCCTTGGCAGGAACCAGATCCTCCATCAGATCACTAGGATAGCTCCAACCACTTTAGTCCAACTTTTAGCTGTAAAAAAACTTAAACAAGACAGGTGTCACAGAGGGGCAGTGAGTTTAATACCCCAAAACACTGATTAAACAAGCGTGTTAGTGGGCTTTTGGGGGGAATAAGAGTGGGGTAAATCATTAGCTTCACCCATTCATGCTTTAGCTGCACACAAAGAAGATGGAATCAAAATGGGGGACCTCGGAGCCTTTATCGTAAAAAAAAATACATCGGCATAACCGTCCTTAAACATTCAGGGAGTCTTAGTACGCACTTTGGTGCTGGATTTCATACTTGAACCGATTTAAAAATTGGAACCATGCTGCAAAGAGGGGGTACTTAGGTTTTCCTGGGTCCAATGGTCCCATCTATTCTACTGATAATCAGAGGCTTCTGTGGGAGAACATGCCATGTTTGGAGATTGGGTTGCCACTGCTGCAGAAGAAAATTGAGAAAAGGCAGCAGGATGAGGGTGTCCTCCAGAGGATGCTACAGAACTTTCCTAGCATCATTGCCATGCGTGCAATACTGCAATGCTGGAGCAAAGACGTACACTGTATGGGTCACTGACCGTAGAGCTGCAGTGTCGTATCCCGTAGCGGCAGAATGCGAGAATCTAGTGGAATGTTCAGTGAACTGGGATTCAGTATCTCATCCTGTAACATAAATTCTGTCAACAAAATATGCAAGTCAGGATATTATATATGAGCTAATTCTCACAGGAAACCGGGGGAATATACATGATGTAGAACTGTAGATAGCCTTGAAATTCTTCAGTTCTGAAGTATCACTGTACTATGGTGTCGATGTTGTTATATAGCTTTGAGTTTTGAATTCAATGAGTGTTGAGAACTCTTAACTGATTGTGTGCTGGGTCAGCAGAAAATCAGCATATCAAGCAGAAGGTGCTGATGCCCCCCACTTGCTTGCAGCTACAGTGCCATAGCCTTTCCCATTTTGGAATAATGAG
The window above is part of the Triticum aestivum cultivar Chinese Spring chromosome 2A, IWGSC CS RefSeq v2.1, whole genome shotgun sequence genome. Proteins encoded here:
- the LOC123185676 gene encoding VAN3-binding protein, which codes for MEDLVPAKAFYSAAAVGMEPDHRGLMAIVREEPPPSEEPMDLLSSAWCSSAIQVLQTGPKEEDRSLALVEHPVIGLDDDRRDLSQLQRNDRSLVVDDSGFGGTTQPQWKYDDLKSWIWLQKAIHPELDYDNKKKWLPRKMSAPWSGISLKKWVKERKQKRKEEARLHRAEVHAAVSVAGVAAVLAAIAAENSAPAARGSASASMRETAVASAAALVAAQCAKVAEAAGATRDQVAAAVNAAVAATDASNVITLTAAAATSLRGAAALRGRRGGSGGHGQSERADQGGTAPWQDDLDFDFNYARSKAALAKGDELFVAMPDGKWKLHTVSAATDRNGKVVLRIKKMNLVMQAFSNTKECVVEDVRPCAPEKASREGDATYPVEVRTSRGKVELRADDYAVYKRWVTTVTHMLTSSTAITMRN